The genomic region CGCATTAAACTGCTGCAGATTAACCGCAAGAGCGGTCATTTTACAGAATTTTCATTGGTAACTTGCTATGATAGCGCACAAGGTTAGTGGAATGTGCATATAATATCATCAACCTTCACGCTGAAAAACCAGCAACATAGATATTCGCAGGAAATTTAGAAAGTTCATGGCAAAAAAACGTAATTTAGCGAAAGCACCGAGCACTTCGGGGCAAGTGCGTATTATTGCAGGTAAGTATCGTGGTCGAAAATTGCCGGTACTTGATCACCAAGGTTTGCGACCTACCACTGATCGCGTTAAGGAAACCGTGTTTAATTGGCTGATGTTCGATATCGCCGGCGCGCACTGCTTAGATTGTTACGCAGGTTCGGGTGGCCTCGGCTTTGAAGCGTTATCTCGAGGGGCTGAGCATGTGAGTTTTTATGAGCTAGATAAGGGAGCAAGTAAACAACTGCAAACGAATATCCAGCAACTCAATGCTAGCAATGCAAGTATCCGCCAAGGCGATTGCTTGCAATTATTAGCAAGTGAAGGTAATCGTTTTGATGTTGTTTTTATTGACCCGCCATTTCGCCAAGGCTTAGCAGAAAA from Thalassotalea sp. Sam97 harbors:
- the rsmD gene encoding 16S rRNA (guanine(966)-N(2))-methyltransferase RsmD, with the protein product MAKKRNLAKAPSTSGQVRIIAGKYRGRKLPVLDHQGLRPTTDRVKETVFNWLMFDIAGAHCLDCYAGSGGLGFEALSRGAEHVSFYELDKGASKQLQTNIQQLNASNASIRQGDCLQLLASEGNRFDVVFIDPPFRQGLAEKTIALLQQKQLLNSKALVYVEVESDKSNLPMPPNWRQLKEKVAGQVTYRLYRVAE